One genomic region from Xenopus laevis strain J_2021 chromosome 2L, Xenopus_laevis_v10.1, whole genome shotgun sequence encodes:
- the LOC121399826 gene encoding uncharacterized protein LOC121399826: MSAYPRDLSATLYQLFMCTILVWLSSPDYVLCDCASEPPEQQNIITEADTLLPCYFPEPILSGLRQDSGSVIWTRNGTEYLVEIKLSGVSSFWKTYKSRFQTFPTLAKSGNFSLLLKLTSVEDVGSYECRLYEGDQCVAGHKIHHLYVAGPGQSKDHVVFYCVVGSGCAALLIIILSAILIWRVQKRRKNRNTHNTNCSCPPRR; encoded by the exons ATGTCTGCCTATCCCAGGGATCTGTCTGCTACACTCTATCAGCTCTTCATGTGCACCATCTTAGTTTGGCTGAGCTCTCCAGACTATG tgctGTGTGACTGTGCTTCTGAGCCCCCCGAGCAGCAGAATATTATTACAGAGGCAGACACCCTACTCCCGTGTTACTTTCCAGAACCCATTCTTTCAGGACTCCGCCAGGACAGCGGTTCAGTCATATGGACAAGGAACGGCACAGAGTACCTGGTGGAGATTAAACTCTCGGGTGTGAGTAGTTTTTGGAAGACATACAAATCCCGATTTCAGACTTTTCCAACTCTGGCAAAAAGTGGAAATTTTTCTTTACTCCTGAAACTCACAAGTGTTGAAGATGTTGGGAGTTATGAGTGCAGGCTCTATGAAGGCGACCAGTGCGTAGCTGGACACAAGATACATCATTTATATGTGGCAG GTCCAGGTCAAAGTAAGGACCATGTTGTATTTTATTGCGTTGTTGGATCTGGATGTGCTGCACTGCTTATCATCATCTTATCAGCTATCCTGATCTGGAGAG tacaaaagagaagaaagaacaGAAACAC ACACAATACAAATTGTTCCTGTCCGCCTCGGAGATGA